The DNA region GGGTATATGATCCGGAAGAAGATTTGTGGTATGGTGACTCTGATGATGACTATACGCCGATGACGAATGTGCATAATGTCAGTTCCGGAGGCTCATCGCGTTCCTATGCAGTATCTTTCTCCACAGGTAAGCGGGGTTTTGTTCTGTCGGGATCTTCGGGAACCAGTTATTTTGATGATGTCTATGAGCTCTTGCCTTATGAGCAGGAAGATGTTGATTAGTGTTTTTGCTATATAAAGATTTATGAAGCTGGTGTTTATTGTGAAGATAGGTGTGCTGTCCCTTGTGGCAGTATGCCTTTCTTATTGTTCCGGTTGTACGAATGCTGCCGGAGAGAAGTTATCCTGCCGTTCCATGCAAGTGGAAGGGGGGTATGGATATGTGGTGGTTTACGGGGCAGATACACTGATTTATCAGCCTTATATACCTGCCATAGGCGAGAAGACGGCCTTTGCATCAGAAGAAGAAGCCTTGAAAATAGGCAGATTGGTGTGTCGCAAGTTAGCGGAGAAACAACCTCCTACCGTGAGCAGGGAGGAGATTGTTGAAAACTTACCGTCTATGCGTCTTCCGGCGGCAGATCGCTGACTTCATGGCGTATAGGAGAACAATCATAAGGGTAATTCTTTAGCAGTTTCCCTGTAATGATTTTCTTTGTGTCACTGCCGGCTCTTGACAAGGTCATAGTGTAACTGACTTGCAAGGTCTTATAATAGACATCAGCCTGATACCTGTTTTGTTTCATGCCGACCATGTCCACCTCGAAACTAATATCTTTTAATTCACCTCTGTACATTCCTCTGTCGGTGTATTTCTGTTTTTCTTGCTCGAAGATAATTTGTCCGTCTACAATATTTCCCGGCATATCCACATAGCGGCTTTCTCCTTCGGGATTCATCCATTCCTTGGGATATTCGCCAGTATCGGTGTCGAAGTAATATTCAGTAAAAGCATTGTAGAAGGGGAAAAAAGAAGTTTTCTTTATTTCTTCTCCGCTACCGGTTCTGTCTATCCAGGTGATTCCCCAAGGCTTTGTTCCGGCTTCTCTTACTCCATCAAATTCATCCAGGGAGTAAGTGATGGATTCTATCTGATAGTAATTGGTGCATATTTTCTGCCGGATGAATATTTGTTCTGAGTAAAGTCCTTGTTCGC from Bacteroides sp. MSB163 includes:
- a CDS encoding DUF4907 domain-containing protein, whose product is MKLVFIVKIGVLSLVAVCLSYCSGCTNAAGEKLSCRSMQVEGGYGYVVVYGADTLIYQPYIPAIGEKTAFASEEEALKIGRLVCRKLAEKQPPTVSREEIVENLPSMRLPAADR